In Cicer arietinum cultivar CDC Frontier isolate Library 1 chromosome 1, Cicar.CDCFrontier_v2.0, whole genome shotgun sequence, one DNA window encodes the following:
- the LOC101497129 gene encoding pentatricopeptide repeat-containing protein At1g53600, mitochondrial yields MKHHAINFHKQIAKTKSNLKHINLTQKHTNPSKGSKFVTECNIKISDNGRNGNIKAAETIFNRMSQKNIVTWTAMLTAYAQNGQITNARKLFDEMPQRTTASYNAMISAYIRNGCNVTKAYEIFTSFHDRNEVSYAAMIMGFVKARKFHLAEQLYLEAPIAFRDPVCSNALINGYLKMGEMKEVLRVFENVGESERDVVSWSAVVGGLCRDGKVTCARRLFDRMPERNVVSWSAMIDGYMEKGLFENGFCLFLDMRKEGVVGVNSTTMTIMIKGCGNCGRVKEGMQIHGLVSRMGFEFDSVLNNTIITMYSLFGFTDMAKKVFCAMGNKDLVTWNSLISGYVYNNEVDEAYGIFERMPEKDLISRTAMITGFAKGGRIGKAIELFDMLEEKDDFVWTAVISGFVSNKEYEEALRWYVRMNREGYRPNPLTMSSVLAASADLAAINEGIQIHSHVLKMNLENDLSIQNSLISFYAKCGNVIDAYKTFIDVVEPNVVSYNSIINGFAQNGFGKEALNMYKRMQSEGLEPNRVTFLGVLSACTHAGLIADGRNLFNSMKSRYQIEPDADHYACMVDLLGRAGLLDEVIDLIRSMPLKPHSGVWGALLAASKAHQRLDLANLAAQHFTELEPANATPYVVLSNMYSAVGQKIEGDLVRKTKNLKGIKKSPGCSWITIKDKIHLFLAGDQSHRNIEQIKAIILTIDKEMQ; encoded by the coding sequence ATGAAACACCACGCCATAAACTTCCACAAACAAATAGCCAAAACCAAATCaaacctcaaacacatcaaccTTACTCAAAAACACACAAACCCTTCAAAAGGTAGCAAATTTGTGACTGAGTGTAACATCAAGATTTCAGATAATGGGCGAAACGGCAATATTAAAGCAGCAGAAACAATATTCAACAGAATGTCTCAAAAAAACATTGTCACCTGGACAGCCATGCTCACTGCATATGCCCAAAATGGTCAAATCACGAATGCCCGCAAACTGTTCGATGAAATGCCACAACGAACAACCGCTTCTTACAACGCCATGATCTCTGCTTACATCCGCAATGGTTGTAATGTAACCAAAGCTTATGAGATTTTCACCTCATTTCACGACCGAAACGAGGTGTCATATGCTGCTATGATAATGGGTTTTGTTAAGGCAAGGAAGTTCCATTTAGCTGAACAACTTTACCTTGAAGCTCCAATTGCGTTTCGTGACCCGGTTTGTTCCAACGCTTTGATAAATGGGTATTTGAAAATGGGTGAAATGAAAGAAGTTTTGAGGGTTTTTGAGAATGTGGGTGAGAGTGAGAGGGATGTGGTTTCTTGGAGTGCTGTTGTTGGTGGTTTATGTAGAGATGGGAAGGTTACTTGTGCTAGAAGATTGTTTGATAGAATGCCTGAGAGAAATGTGGTTTCTTGGAGTGCAATGATTGATGGGTATATGGAGAAAGGTTTGTTTGAAAATgggttttgtttgtttttggatATGAGGAAGGAAGGTGTTGTTGGGGTTAATTCAACTACCATGACTATAATGATTAAAGGGTGTGGAAATTGTGGTAGGGTGAAAGAGGGAATGCAGATTCATGGGTTGGTTTCAAGGATGGGATTTGAGTTTGATAGTGTTTTGAAtaatactattattactatGTATTCTTTGTTTGGTTTCACTGACATGGCAAAGAAAGTTTTTTGTGCTATGGGTAATAAAGATTTAGTTACTTGGAATTCTTTGATTTCTGGATATGTTTATAACAATGAAGTGGATGAAGCTTATGGAATTTTTGAGAGGATGCCAGAGAAGGATTTGATTTCACGGACGGCCATGATCACCGGGTTTGCAAAGGGTGGAAGAATTGGAAAGGCTATTGAACTTTTTGATATGTTGGAAGAGAAAGATGATTTTGTTTGGACAGCTGTTATATCTGGTTTTGTGAGTAATAAGGAGTATGAGGAAGCTTTGCGTTGGTATGTTCGGATGAACCGAGAAGGATACAGGCCTAATCCTTTAACTATGAGCAGCGTTCTTGCAGCTTCGGCTGATTTGGCGGCAATAAATGAAGGGATTCAAATTCATTCTCATGTTCTGAAGATGAACCTGGAAAATGATCTGTCTATACAAAATTCTCTTATATCGTTCTACGCCAAGTGTGGAAATGTAATCGATGCTTACAAGACCTTCATAGACGTCGTTGAACCAAATGTTGTCTCTTATAACTCAATCATCAATGGTTTTGCACAAAATGGATTTGGCAAAGAAGCTCTCAATATGTATAAAAGAATGCAGAGTGAAGGCCTTGAACCCAACCGCGTTACTTTCCTTGGTGTTCTTTCAGCCTGTACTCATGCAGGATTGATTGCAGATGGACGTAATTTATTTAACTCCATGAAATCTCGTTATCAAATTGAGCCAGATGCTGATCATTACGCCTGCATGGTTGATCTCCTCGGTCGTGCTGGTTTGCTCGATGAAGTGATTGATTTAATCCGTTCAATGCCGTTAAAGCCCCATTCTGGGGTTTGGGGGGCTCTTCTTGCTGCAAGCAAGGCCCACCAACGTCTTGACCTTGCTAACCTTGCAGCTCAACATTTTACCGAGCTAGAACCTGCAAATGCAACTCCTTACGTTGTATTATCCAACATGTATTCTGCCGTTGGGCAAAAGATTGAGGGTGACTTAGTAAGAAAGACCAAGAAtttaaaaggaataaaaaaaagTCCAGGTTGTAGTTGGATTACTATTAAAGATAAGATTCATCTGTTTCTTGCAGGGGATCAATCACACAGGAATATTGAACAGATAAAAGCCATAATTTTGACTATAGATAAAGAGATGCAGTAG